A DNA window from Corynebacterium ciconiae DSM 44920 contains the following coding sequences:
- the cas2 gene encoding CRISPR-associated endonuclease Cas2 — protein sequence MWCVVMFDLPVQTKNQRREANRFRNRLFDLGFCRAQFSVYVQYFPLAARLSTVVKQVKAQLPAGGEVRILSVTDHQWSKAIRFSSRKEQAAEETPSQLTIF from the coding sequence GTGTGGTGTGTCGTGATGTTTGATCTTCCGGTTCAAACTAAGAACCAGCGTAGGGAGGCTAATCGCTTCCGTAATCGCTTATTCGATCTCGGTTTCTGCCGAGCACAATTCAGCGTGTACGTGCAGTATTTTCCACTGGCTGCCCGTCTCAGCACAGTAGTGAAACAGGTCAAAGCGCAGCTTCCTGCAGGTGGAGAGGTTCGCATCCTATCCGTGACAGACCACCAGTGGTCAAAGGCGATCCGTTTTTCGAGCCGCAAAGAGCAAGCGGCCGAGGAAACCCCCTCGCAACTCACAATTTTTTAA
- the cas9 gene encoding type II CRISPR RNA-guided endonuclease Cas9 (Cas9, originally named Csn1, is the large, multifunctional signature protein of type II CRISPR/Cas systems. It is well known even to general audiences because its RNA-guided endonuclease activity has made it a popular tool for custom editing of eukaryotic genomes.) gives MATKYLVGIDVGSYSLGCAAIEVDDAGNPIQLLNTISFIHDSGIDPDSNKSATTRLAVSGIARRTRRLYRRRKRRTIKLEKFLCAQGWKTVPFEQYTDPYLPWTARVALVNGFIADSEQRGEYLSIALRHIANHRGWRNPYHSTSSLYSPGEPSDAFNEIREGLSKRIGHPIPCDATVGQLISFAQFGRDRLRGGGKKKDLKNPDHAKQAVISARLQQSDHAREINEICRVQKIDDGLRKKIIDLVFAAESPKGAQAGRVGKDPLQPTKYRALKASDNFQRYRVAALIGNLRIRQSDKTQRRLTAEERSLVFDHLINMPANKEPSWLDVAEILSVDRGRLRGTATITDDGERAGARPPVHETNRVIARCKVKPLTHWWTAADPDHRAEMLKALSYSAAPNFDSKPGAAVQAFFAGLEEDDHQKLDALHLPIGRAAYSEDTLSRLTAWMQSENMDLYEARRAEFGVSEDWTPPKPRIGEPVGNPAVDRVLKGLARWLEAAEAEWGAPESIVIEHVRDGFSSENVAREISRENDRRHKRNLKLYAEMQEKLNIDGAVRRSDLWRYQSLQRQNEQCAYCGSPITFSNCEMDHIVPRAGQGSTNVRENLVAVCHRCNLAKKNIPFAVWAQTCTIPGVSLREALERTKFWLPDPGQKKSDFNKFRSAVCERLKRTHSDEPLDSRSIESVAWMANEVRGRVAQHFRDSGTNVSVYRGALTAEARRASGIHKRLRFIDGPGKTRFDRRHHAVDAAIIAFTTPYVAQTLAERANKRQAAFINNAPHQWKEYTGADDAHRAAWNSWVPKVRKLALMLQQALDKDRIVVTSNLRLRLGNGRAHEDTIGALKTIRLGNEISATDIDRASSEALWCALTREPDFDPKNGLPANPDRRIRVHGSWFDADDNIKVFPVGAGCIKVRGGYAELSRFHHARIYKITGGKKPSYAMLRVYNVDLLDHRDEDLFSVEIKPQSISARQAEPKLRKALAEGTADYLGWLVVDDELVIDTSSFTTGHIGEFQTVFGPVSRWRLDGFYSESRLRLRPLLMSAEGIDPQMPDVVQKIVDRPGWLPSINVVFGTGQAKIIRRDSLGRVRLSSAAHLPVSWKVR, from the coding sequence ATGGCTACGAAGTATCTCGTGGGCATCGATGTTGGATCGTACTCACTCGGATGCGCCGCTATCGAAGTCGATGATGCTGGAAATCCCATCCAGCTGTTGAACACCATTTCTTTTATCCACGATTCCGGGATTGATCCAGACTCGAACAAATCCGCCACCACCCGCCTCGCGGTCTCTGGCATTGCCCGCCGTACTCGGCGCCTCTACCGGCGTCGTAAGCGCCGCACAATAAAGCTCGAAAAGTTCTTATGCGCTCAAGGGTGGAAAACTGTCCCGTTCGAGCAATATACAGATCCGTATCTACCGTGGACGGCGCGAGTAGCGCTCGTTAACGGCTTTATTGCCGATTCAGAGCAACGCGGGGAATATCTATCGATAGCCCTACGCCATATTGCTAATCACCGCGGGTGGCGAAACCCCTACCACTCAACCTCCAGCCTGTATTCGCCCGGCGAACCCAGCGATGCGTTCAACGAGATTCGCGAAGGCTTGAGCAAGCGCATCGGCCACCCTATCCCCTGCGACGCCACCGTGGGGCAGCTCATATCCTTCGCACAGTTCGGCCGCGATCGTCTCCGTGGTGGCGGCAAAAAGAAGGATCTCAAGAACCCAGATCACGCCAAACAGGCCGTTATCTCCGCTCGTCTCCAGCAAAGCGACCATGCCCGCGAGATCAATGAGATCTGCCGCGTCCAAAAAATCGACGACGGCCTGCGTAAGAAGATCATTGATCTTGTCTTCGCTGCGGAATCACCCAAGGGGGCACAAGCGGGACGTGTGGGTAAGGATCCCTTGCAGCCCACCAAGTATCGCGCTCTCAAAGCCTCCGATAACTTCCAGCGTTATCGTGTTGCTGCCTTGATCGGAAATCTCCGTATCCGGCAATCCGATAAGACCCAACGGCGACTCACGGCCGAGGAACGCTCCTTGGTCTTTGACCATCTGATCAATATGCCGGCCAACAAAGAACCCTCGTGGCTCGATGTTGCCGAGATTCTGTCCGTGGATCGCGGGCGACTGCGTGGCACTGCAACCATTACCGACGATGGCGAGCGCGCCGGCGCTAGACCTCCGGTGCACGAAACCAACCGGGTTATTGCACGCTGCAAGGTTAAGCCTCTCACTCACTGGTGGACAGCAGCAGACCCCGATCACCGCGCCGAGATGCTCAAGGCGCTGTCGTACTCCGCGGCACCTAACTTTGACTCCAAGCCTGGTGCCGCAGTGCAGGCGTTTTTCGCGGGCTTAGAGGAAGATGACCACCAAAAGCTCGATGCCCTTCATCTTCCTATTGGCCGTGCGGCCTACAGCGAAGACACTCTTTCACGACTAACTGCTTGGATGCAGTCAGAGAACATGGACCTATATGAGGCGCGTCGCGCAGAATTTGGAGTCTCGGAGGACTGGACTCCACCGAAGCCTCGTATCGGTGAACCAGTGGGAAACCCTGCCGTCGACAGGGTTCTCAAGGGGCTTGCACGCTGGCTGGAAGCCGCTGAAGCCGAGTGGGGCGCACCCGAATCCATCGTGATTGAACATGTCCGCGACGGCTTCTCCAGTGAAAACGTGGCTCGGGAGATCAGTCGCGAGAACGACCGCCGCCATAAGAGAAACCTCAAGCTCTACGCCGAAATGCAGGAGAAACTCAACATCGATGGCGCGGTGCGGCGATCTGATCTATGGCGATACCAGTCCCTCCAGCGCCAGAACGAGCAATGCGCCTATTGTGGCTCGCCCATCACCTTTTCCAACTGTGAGATGGACCATATTGTGCCGCGCGCTGGACAGGGCTCAACCAACGTACGGGAGAACTTGGTTGCCGTATGTCATCGTTGCAATCTCGCGAAAAAGAACATTCCCTTTGCGGTTTGGGCACAGACCTGCACCATACCGGGTGTTTCACTCAGGGAGGCTCTCGAGCGCACCAAATTCTGGCTTCCCGATCCCGGTCAGAAGAAATCCGACTTTAACAAGTTCCGCAGCGCAGTGTGTGAGCGTTTGAAGAGAACTCACTCCGATGAGCCTCTAGACTCACGCTCCATCGAGTCTGTGGCTTGGATGGCTAATGAGGTGCGTGGACGCGTTGCCCAGCACTTCCGCGACTCGGGAACGAACGTTAGCGTGTACCGCGGCGCACTCACCGCTGAAGCACGAAGAGCATCTGGTATCCACAAGCGTTTGCGCTTTATCGATGGGCCTGGGAAAACTCGCTTTGACCGCCGGCACCATGCCGTTGATGCTGCGATCATTGCTTTCACCACCCCCTATGTTGCTCAGACCCTGGCTGAGCGAGCCAACAAACGCCAAGCTGCCTTTATTAACAACGCTCCTCATCAGTGGAAAGAGTACACAGGCGCCGATGATGCTCACCGTGCTGCTTGGAACTCTTGGGTGCCTAAAGTGCGCAAGCTCGCACTCATGCTCCAACAAGCACTCGACAAGGATCGAATCGTAGTCACTTCTAACCTACGACTGCGTTTGGGTAATGGACGCGCGCACGAAGATACCATCGGAGCGCTCAAAACCATTCGTCTCGGCAATGAAATTTCCGCCACCGACATCGACCGAGCATCCTCAGAGGCCCTTTGGTGTGCGCTTACCCGCGAACCCGACTTTGACCCCAAAAACGGGCTTCCTGCTAACCCAGACAGGCGCATTCGGGTTCACGGTTCATGGTTCGATGCCGATGACAATATCAAAGTATTCCCAGTCGGAGCGGGTTGCATCAAGGTTCGCGGGGGATACGCCGAACTGAGCAGATTCCACCACGCGCGCATCTATAAAATCACGGGCGGAAAGAAACCGTCCTACGCGATGCTACGTGTCTATAACGTGGACCTTCTCGACCATCGGGACGAAGATCTATTCTCTGTCGAGATCAAACCCCAAAGCATCTCTGCCCGCCAAGCAGAACCTAAGCTACGCAAGGCACTTGCAGAAGGCACCGCAGATTATCTTGGGTGGCTCGTAGTAGATGACGAGCTGGTGATTGACACATCCAGTTTCACAACAGGACACATCGGCGAGTTTCAGACCGTCTTCGGTCCGGTATCACGCTGGCGACTCGATGGGTTCTATAGCGAGAGTAGGCTCCGACTGCGCCCGCTCCTCATGAGCGCTGAAGGCATAGATCCCCAAATGCCCGATGTTGTGCAAAAAATTGTCGATCGACCAGGTTGGCTCCCATCAATCAACGTTGTCTTCGGCACCGGTCAGGCAAAGATCATTCGCCGCGACTCGCTTGGACGCGTACGCCTGTCTAGCGCAGCTCACCTGCCGGTCTCTTGGAAGGTGCGCTAA
- a CDS encoding sucrase ferredoxin, which produces MTVRAPREIPTDGRLSCEPEQMRCSELREESIEGTAKTGQKFVLFEHHQGWSHDVLDGGTFGGELSGKLTYFFGMHDASFQLIRPAGRPKPRCRYRVFIIFTGNGLQAPVVERLEVRCPQDLLELNLETPLANGGQKVTHPLALVCTHGKRDQCCAIKGRPLAAELSERFDEEWVWETSHMKGHRFAATLMLMPWGYSYAYMDAERATEMLESAQRGELYLPQLRGRGCFDAAGQVAEILVARSYGSPEIGSLYVEKVDLTGHDSAEKTVREVSLPDGSSYHVFLERRPAGEMIPSCGKPAKKAHKWVGRVRRVVAES; this is translated from the coding sequence ATGACTGTGCGTGCACCCCGAGAAATCCCCACTGATGGTCGCTTGTCCTGCGAGCCGGAGCAGATGCGCTGCTCGGAGCTGCGGGAGGAATCTATTGAAGGCACGGCCAAGACCGGCCAGAAGTTTGTGCTCTTTGAGCATCACCAAGGCTGGAGTCACGATGTGCTCGATGGCGGCACTTTTGGCGGCGAGCTCAGCGGCAAGCTCACCTACTTCTTCGGGATGCATGACGCCTCCTTCCAGCTGATTCGCCCAGCAGGCAGGCCGAAGCCGCGCTGTCGCTACCGCGTGTTCATCATCTTCACCGGCAACGGTCTGCAGGCGCCGGTAGTAGAACGGTTGGAGGTGCGCTGCCCTCAAGATCTGCTGGAGCTTAACCTCGAGACACCGCTAGCCAATGGCGGGCAGAAGGTGACGCATCCACTGGCGCTGGTGTGCACCCACGGCAAGCGCGATCAGTGCTGTGCCATTAAGGGTCGGCCGCTGGCTGCGGAGCTGAGCGAGCGCTTCGACGAGGAATGGGTGTGGGAGACCTCGCACATGAAGGGGCACCGTTTCGCCGCCACCCTCATGCTCATGCCCTGGGGCTATTCCTATGCCTACATGGACGCTGAGCGCGCCACCGAGATGCTGGAGTCAGCGCAGCGTGGAGAGCTCTACCTGCCGCAGCTGCGCGGGCGCGGCTGTTTCGACGCCGCCGGCCAGGTGGCGGAAATCCTGGTGGCGCGCAGTTATGGCAGCCCCGAGATCGGCTCGCTTTATGTGGAGAAAGTGGATCTCACCGGCCACGACAGTGCGGAGAAAACGGTGCGAGAAGTGAGCCTGCCCGATGGGTCGAGCTATCACGTCTTCCTCGAGCGGCGACCAGCCGGGGAGATGATCCCGTCCTGCGGCAAGCCGGCGAAGAAAGCCCACAAGTGGGTGGGGCGTGTCCGGCGTGTTGTGGCTGAAAGCTAG
- a CDS encoding FAD-binding and (Fe-S)-binding domain-containing protein, which yields MPALFQKNPARIGVPPQPEGAEYPDHFPEELAEGSPQQLKQDLEALIGEDKVRARALDLVRYATDASPYRRFPQIVASPSSEQDIADLFAYAQKNNRTITFRSGGSSLNGQAQSDDILLDVRENFRGLVVHPESVTVRPGEALGGVQAVLSRYGRVLGPDPASASVATIGGVLANNAGGMRCSLEKDSYHCVQGLKIVLPSGTIIDTRLPDADDTLWRLEPELAQGLIDLRDEIRADEALVARLRTKFSIRNTIGLRLDAFLDADTASGILTKLMIGSEGILGFIAEADIATLPKPRYTAVTWVTLPSLELAADYVHRLMEAGALACELLVSPVLKGSVGSFKGAHEEWASLDDDASALLLEVGGTTEEERDDAVAAAQAVLADAELIAPLHFMEDAIDQANAWEIRSGLMPLLGHQRPQNSSLITEDVCFPPARIGEAAKDLMELLREYNYPPSVMGHAAFGNLHFFMTPSFGSSAEVRRYDQFIEEMTELVLGKYDGSLKAEHGTGLNMAPLVEREWGSQAFELMWRVKRLIDPTGILAPDVQLTRNAEVHLQDFKSTPAIEAIANACIECGFCEEVCPSRHVTTTPRQRIVLRREMARQPAGSRMLGALIDEYGYDAIDMCAADSSCAIACPLRIDTGKMMKLFRELENGQIANKVALTLAKNWAAVETAARAGLSAQDAVKKVVGDSLGARSVSIATGLMRSIMDNDLVPSAEHGLSRGAAALPSGCDLSSADAVYFPACVNRMFGRSGDGASLPETLMALSRRAGQKVALPNDVAGTCCTTPFSSKGFKDAKTYMARRTAEKLWEWSRHGDIPVIVDASSCTHGIISGIPDCLDGELAENFARIEILDSTQWAARLIEHLTPTKRLGRVAVHPNCSLAHMELSETLVTVADFAANEAFIPRGAGCCGTAGDRGMLHPELLDAATRDERIGLAEAEAHGRVDAYVSSNRTCELGMEQITGRNYEHVLYLLDEVTR from the coding sequence ATGCCCGCACTCTTTCAGAAAAATCCCGCACGCATTGGAGTTCCGCCCCAGCCCGAGGGGGCCGAGTACCCGGATCATTTTCCCGAAGAGCTCGCCGAGGGTAGCCCGCAGCAGCTCAAGCAGGACCTTGAGGCGCTGATCGGTGAGGACAAGGTGCGCGCCCGCGCCCTTGACTTGGTGCGCTATGCCACCGATGCCAGCCCCTATCGGCGCTTCCCGCAGATCGTGGCTAGCCCCAGCAGCGAGCAGGACATCGCCGATCTCTTCGCCTATGCGCAGAAGAACAATCGCACGATCACCTTCCGCTCCGGTGGGTCCTCGCTCAATGGCCAAGCCCAGTCTGATGACATCCTGCTGGACGTGCGCGAGAACTTCCGCGGGCTCGTGGTACACCCCGAATCCGTCACGGTGCGCCCCGGCGAAGCCCTGGGTGGGGTACAGGCTGTGCTGTCTCGCTACGGGCGGGTGCTGGGGCCGGACCCGGCGTCGGCAAGCGTGGCAACGATCGGCGGAGTGCTGGCCAATAACGCCGGCGGGATGCGATGCAGCCTGGAAAAGGACTCCTACCACTGCGTCCAGGGGCTTAAGATTGTGCTGCCGAGCGGCACCATCATCGATACCCGCCTGCCCGATGCCGATGACACCCTCTGGCGGCTCGAGCCGGAGCTTGCCCAGGGACTGATCGATCTGCGCGACGAGATTCGCGCCGACGAGGCCCTTGTGGCGCGCCTGCGCACAAAATTCTCGATCCGCAACACCATCGGGCTGCGGCTCGACGCCTTCCTCGACGCAGACACCGCCAGCGGGATCCTCACCAAGCTGATGATCGGCTCCGAGGGCATCCTCGGATTCATCGCCGAAGCAGACATCGCCACCCTGCCCAAACCGCGCTACACCGCCGTGACCTGGGTGACCCTGCCCAGCTTGGAGCTCGCCGCCGACTACGTACACCGCCTCATGGAGGCAGGCGCCTTGGCCTGCGAACTGCTGGTCTCCCCGGTATTGAAGGGCTCGGTCGGCTCCTTCAAAGGGGCGCACGAGGAGTGGGCATCGCTTGACGACGACGCCTCGGCGCTTCTCCTCGAGGTGGGAGGAACCACCGAAGAAGAACGCGACGATGCCGTTGCGGCAGCCCAAGCCGTGCTGGCCGATGCAGAGCTCATCGCCCCGCTGCACTTCATGGAGGATGCAATCGACCAAGCCAATGCTTGGGAGATCCGCTCCGGGCTGATGCCGCTGCTCGGGCACCAGCGCCCTCAAAACTCCTCGCTCATCACCGAAGACGTGTGCTTCCCGCCGGCGCGCATCGGCGAAGCAGCCAAAGACCTCATGGAGCTGCTCCGAGAATATAACTACCCGCCCTCGGTGATGGGGCACGCCGCCTTCGGCAACCTGCACTTCTTCATGACTCCCTCCTTCGGCTCCTCCGCCGAGGTGCGCCGCTACGACCAGTTCATCGAAGAGATGACGGAACTAGTGCTTGGCAAATACGACGGCTCCCTCAAGGCCGAGCACGGCACCGGGCTGAACATGGCCCCGCTGGTGGAACGCGAATGGGGCAGCCAAGCCTTCGAACTCATGTGGCGCGTCAAGCGACTCATCGACCCCACCGGCATTCTCGCCCCCGACGTGCAACTCACCCGCAACGCTGAGGTGCACCTGCAAGACTTCAAATCCACCCCCGCTATCGAAGCCATCGCCAACGCCTGTATCGAATGCGGCTTCTGCGAGGAGGTGTGCCCCTCGCGGCATGTCACCACCACCCCGCGCCAGCGGATCGTGCTGCGCCGCGAAATGGCGCGCCAGCCCGCCGGGTCGCGGATGCTGGGCGCGCTCATCGACGAGTACGGCTACGACGCCATCGACATGTGCGCCGCGGACTCCAGCTGCGCCATCGCCTGCCCGCTGCGCATCGACACCGGCAAAATGATGAAGCTGTTCCGCGAACTCGAAAACGGCCAGATTGCCAATAAGGTGGCGCTGACCCTCGCCAAAAACTGGGCCGCAGTAGAAACCGCCGCCCGCGCCGGGCTGAGCGCCCAAGACGCAGTGAAGAAGGTAGTGGGAGACAGCCTCGGCGCCCGCTCGGTGTCCATTGCCACCGGGTTGATGCGCTCCATCATGGATAACGATCTCGTGCCCTCCGCCGAGCATGGCCTATCTCGCGGGGCTGCTGCGTTGCCTTCGGGGTGTGATTTGTCCTCGGCCGACGCAGTGTACTTCCCAGCCTGCGTGAACCGCATGTTCGGTCGCTCAGGCGACGGTGCCTCCCTGCCAGAAACCCTCATGGCACTCTCTCGGCGCGCCGGACAGAAGGTGGCGCTTCCCAACGATGTGGCCGGCACCTGCTGCACCACCCCCTTTAGCTCTAAGGGGTTTAAGGATGCGAAGACCTACATGGCCCGCCGCACCGCCGAGAAGCTCTGGGAGTGGTCCCGCCACGGCGACATCCCCGTGATCGTGGACGCCTCCAGCTGCACCCACGGCATCATTTCCGGCATCCCCGACTGCCTCGACGGCGAGCTTGCAGAAAACTTCGCCCGCATCGAGATCCTCGACTCCACCCAATGGGCCGCCCGCCTGATCGAGCACCTCACCCCCACCAAGCGCCTCGGCCGGGTGGCCGTGCACCCGAACTGCTCACTGGCCCACATGGAACTCAGTGAAACCCTCGTCACGGTGGCCGACTTCGCCGCCAACGAAGCCTTCATACCCCGCGGCGCAGGATGCTGCGGCACCGCCGGCGACCGCGGCATGCTCCACCCTGAGCTTCTCGACGCGGCCACCCGCGACGAACGCATCGGCCTAGCCGAAGCCGAGGCCCACGGACGAGTAGACGCCTACGTATCCTCCAACCGCACCTGCGAGCTCGGAATGGAACAAATCACCGGCCGCAACTACGAGCACGTGCTGTACCTGTTGGATGAGGTGACGCGGTAG
- a CDS encoding ATP-binding cassette domain-containing protein produces the protein MTKKNPYIFALRAFFVCSPWSAVIATGLTLVVAVIPALTVLVAQRLGAAADGVTVALAALLIGSFAIIQRVSYAFSRINAQYLRVYSHKLFADAMLKVDHSAYSQLSFLESAREAKEYLAETRLVGFAQALLNIAAAVVAAVSLFVSLAQISVLGALLCVLSIFPSAIALALAGRYESQAWGERSKHARRAEYLESQLVYQHSGREISFAQFGRSFTEPASASWRSWLGLACGLEYRSLVADLIAGVVTVGLLVSSALIVWNTGDSVADVTAIIVALLTGSSVMSGLGYQVGELALAIPSTRRFVDFIQASPTLPPRQNNAAGVGGDIEVQNLSVELSQTPILRDVSFTAKEGAVTAIVGANGAGKTTLVNALTGMFPEDISGGHTLLSSATTSYLTQNFQHFELTVREFLLLGNTHPEGVDAAACHEALDQVDLDVELDEALGAQWGGRELSGGQWQKLAIARLLLQDRPVWILDEPTSAIDAAAEEHIFRMLKTRSKGGEGLAPKTVLLISHRVSTLAIADHIIVLEKGRVVQEGSFEELMVTAGPFAELFMRTRQEEES, from the coding sequence ATGACTAAGAAGAACCCCTACATTTTTGCGCTGAGAGCGTTCTTTGTCTGCTCACCTTGGAGCGCGGTCATTGCAACGGGCCTGACTCTCGTAGTGGCGGTGATCCCCGCGCTCACCGTGCTGGTGGCGCAGCGCCTAGGGGCGGCGGCGGATGGTGTGACCGTGGCGCTAGCTGCCCTTTTGATCGGTTCCTTCGCCATCATTCAGCGCGTTTCCTACGCTTTTTCTCGCATTAACGCCCAATACCTGCGGGTGTACAGCCACAAGCTCTTCGCGGACGCCATGCTCAAGGTGGATCACTCCGCGTACTCGCAGCTCAGTTTTTTGGAGTCCGCACGCGAGGCCAAGGAATATCTCGCCGAGACTCGCCTCGTGGGATTTGCACAGGCTCTGCTGAACATCGCCGCGGCCGTGGTGGCGGCCGTCTCCCTGTTCGTCAGCTTGGCGCAGATTAGTGTGCTCGGAGCGCTGCTGTGCGTGCTTTCCATTTTCCCCTCGGCCATCGCTCTAGCTCTGGCTGGGCGCTATGAGTCCCAGGCATGGGGTGAGCGCTCGAAACACGCCCGTCGCGCCGAATACTTGGAAAGCCAGCTGGTGTACCAGCACTCGGGCCGTGAGATTTCCTTCGCCCAGTTCGGCCGCTCTTTTACGGAACCGGCGTCTGCTAGCTGGCGGTCGTGGCTGGGTCTTGCCTGCGGGCTTGAGTATCGCTCGCTTGTGGCGGACCTTATAGCAGGCGTCGTCACTGTGGGGCTACTCGTGTCCTCGGCGCTCATCGTGTGGAACACGGGGGACTCCGTAGCGGACGTGACGGCCATCATCGTCGCGTTGCTGACGGGATCGTCAGTCATGTCCGGTCTGGGCTACCAGGTAGGGGAGCTGGCGCTCGCTATTCCGTCGACGCGCCGCTTTGTCGATTTCATTCAGGCATCGCCGACGCTGCCTCCCAGGCAAAACAACGCCGCAGGCGTCGGCGGCGACATCGAGGTGCAGAACCTTTCGGTGGAGCTGTCACAAACTCCCATCCTTCGGGATGTGAGCTTCACAGCCAAAGAAGGAGCGGTCACCGCCATCGTGGGAGCCAACGGGGCCGGAAAAACGACGCTGGTGAATGCCTTGACCGGGATGTTCCCAGAGGACATCAGCGGTGGGCACACTCTTCTCTCCTCGGCCACCACCTCCTATCTCACGCAGAACTTCCAGCACTTTGAGCTAACGGTCCGCGAGTTTCTACTGCTCGGAAACACCCATCCGGAGGGCGTCGATGCTGCGGCGTGCCACGAAGCGCTGGACCAGGTGGACCTAGACGTGGAATTAGACGAGGCGCTGGGCGCCCAATGGGGTGGTAGGGAGCTTTCCGGCGGTCAGTGGCAAAAACTAGCGATTGCCCGTCTGCTTCTGCAGGACCGCCCTGTCTGGATTCTTGATGAACCCACCAGTGCCATCGATGCCGCCGCCGAGGAACACATTTTCCGGATGCTTAAAACAAGGAGCAAAGGCGGCGAAGGGCTGGCCCCGAAGACCGTGCTGCTGATCTCGCACCGCGTGTCCACGCTGGCCATCGCGGACCACATCATCGTGCTGGAAAAAGGCCGAGTTGTGCAGGAGGGAAGCTTCGAGGAGCTCATGGTTACGGCGGGACCCTTTGCGGAGCTATTCATGAGGACTCGTCAGGAGGAAGAGTC
- the cas1 gene encoding type II CRISPR-associated endonuclease Cas1: MHSGWRVVDCSNLEGSVRYRRGQLSIQPDTAAEPVNIPLSHIAVVIIGTKVNISGAVFSKLSEYDIALIITDWRGVPVAGANPWNEHTRIGARQQSQASLSQPRRKQAWARIVSAKIHGQAAVARALNRQNTELLMKLSRNVRSGDVDNKEAVAARAYWRALAEEPNFRRQPGTSSDGFNSALDYGYTLLRGTGMRAVAGAGLAGTLGVFHHGRANSFALVDDLMEPFRPFVDQFVFSVLRPTSPLSADYKHRISSFLHAQAFNSAGQSVATVFDDFAQQFGLYVEGTVDRLQVPRWEGQISASEGQ; this comes from the coding sequence ATGCATTCCGGCTGGAGAGTTGTAGACTGCTCGAACCTCGAGGGGAGTGTTCGCTATCGCCGCGGTCAGCTTTCTATCCAGCCGGACACCGCGGCAGAGCCTGTCAATATTCCGTTGAGCCACATCGCGGTCGTCATCATAGGCACAAAGGTGAACATATCCGGCGCAGTTTTCTCAAAGCTCAGTGAATATGACATCGCACTCATAATCACTGACTGGCGCGGGGTACCTGTGGCTGGGGCTAATCCTTGGAATGAGCACACACGCATTGGCGCGCGCCAGCAATCACAGGCCTCACTATCCCAGCCTCGGCGTAAGCAGGCGTGGGCGCGAATCGTAAGCGCAAAGATTCATGGCCAAGCAGCCGTAGCACGGGCTCTGAACAGACAGAACACTGAACTCTTGATGAAGCTCAGCCGAAACGTTCGCTCGGGCGATGTAGACAACAAGGAGGCAGTGGCCGCAAGAGCCTACTGGAGGGCCCTAGCGGAAGAACCGAATTTCAGACGACAACCCGGCACTAGTTCGGACGGGTTTAACTCTGCGCTCGACTACGGTTACACACTTCTCAGAGGCACCGGCATGCGGGCAGTAGCTGGCGCTGGTCTTGCTGGGACACTCGGTGTATTCCACCATGGTCGCGCCAACTCCTTCGCTCTGGTCGACGATCTCATGGAGCCCTTCCGCCCATTCGTTGATCAGTTTGTGTTTTCTGTACTTAGACCAACCTCTCCCCTCTCTGCTGATTACAAGCACCGCATTTCATCGTTTCTCCACGCTCAAGCCTTCAACAGTGCCGGCCAGAGTGTCGCCACAGTCTTTGACGACTTTGCCCAACAGTTTGGTTTATACGTAGAAGGAACGGTCGATCGACTGCAGGTGCCGCGTTGGGAGGGGCAGATCAGTGCCAGCGAAGGACAGTGA